In the genome of Triticum urartu cultivar G1812 chromosome 5, Tu2.1, whole genome shotgun sequence, one region contains:
- the LOC125509425 gene encoding cellulose synthase A catalytic subunit 9 [UDP-forming]: protein MEAGAGLVAGSHNRNELVLIRGHEDHKPARALSGQVCEICGDEVGRTVAGDLFVACNECGFPVCRPCYEYERREGTQNCPQCKTRYKRLKGSPRVEGDEDEEDIDDLEHEFNIDDDKQLQQHGALQNSHITEAMLHGRMSYGRASEDGGEGNTTPMVGIPPIITGNRSMPVSGEFPMSAGHGHGDFSSSLHKRIHPYPISEPGSAKWGDEKKEVSWKERMDDWKSKQGVYGAADPDDMDADVPLNDEARQPLSRKVSIASSKVNPYRMVIILRLFVLCVFLRYRILNPVPEAIPLWLTSIVCEIWFAVSWILDQFPKWYPIDRETYLDRLSLRYEREGEPSMLSPVDLFVSTVDPLKEPPLVTANTVLSILAVDYPVDKVSCYVSDDGASMLSFESLSETAEFARKWVPFCKKFSIEPRAPEFYFSRKVDYLKDKVQPTFVQERRAMKREYEEFKVRINALVSKAQKVPDEGWIMKDGTPWPGNNTRDHPGMIQVFLGHSGGLDTEGNELPRLVYVSREKRPGFQHHKKAGAMNALIRVSAVLTNAPFMLNLDCDHYINNSKAIRESMCFLMDPQVGRKVCYVQFPQRFDGIDAHDRYANRNTVFFDINMKGLDGIQGPVYVGTGCVFRRQALYGYNPPSGPKRPKMVTCDCCPCFGRKKRKGGKDGLPEGVADGGMDGDKEQMMSQMNFEKRFGQSAAFVTSTFMEEGGVPPSSSPAALLKEAIHVISCGYEDKTDWGLELGWIYGSITEDILTGFKMHCRGWRSIYCMPKLAAFKGSAPINLSDRLNQVLRWALGSVEIFFSRHSPLLYGYKGGNLKWLERFAYINTTIYPFTSLPLLAYCTLPAVCLLTGKFIMPPISTFASLFFISLFISIFATGILELRWSGVSIEEWWRNEQFWVIGGVSAHLFAVIQGLLKVLAGIDTNFTVTSKATGDEDDEFAELYAFKWTTLLIPPTTLLVINIIGVVAGISDAINNGYQSWGPLFGKLFFAFWVIVHLYPFLKGLMGRQNRTPTIVIIWSVLLASIFSLLWVRIDPFTVKAKGPDVKQCGINC from the exons ATGGAGGCGGGCGCCGGGCTGGTGGCCGGCTCGCACAACCGGAACGAGCTGGTGCTGATCCGGGGGCACGAGGACCACAAGCCGGCGCGGGCGCTGAGCGGGCAGGTGTGCGAGATATGCGGCGACGAGGTCGGCCGCACGGTGGCCGGCGACCTCTTCGTCGCCTGCAACGAGTGCGGCTTCCCGGTGTGCCGCCCCTGCTACGAGTACGAGCGCCGGGAGGGCACCCAGAACTGCCCCCAGTGCAAGACCCGCTACAAGCGCCTCAAGGGGAGCCCCCGGGTGGAGGgcgacgaggacgaggaggaCATCGAcgacctcgagcacgagttcaaCATCGACGACGACAAGCAGCTGCAGCAGCATGGCGCCCTGCAGAACAGCCACATCACCGAGGCCATGCTCCACGGCAGGATGAGCTACGGGAGGGCCTCCGAGGACGGCGGCGAGGGCAACACCACCCCCATGGTCGGGATCCCGCCCATCATCACCGGCAACCGCTCCATGCCG GTGAGCGGCGAGTTCCCGATGTCAGCAGGACATGGCCATGGCGACTTCTCCTCCTCCCTGCACAAGCGCATCCACCCCTACCCAATTTCCGAGCCAG GGAGCGCAAAGTGGGGGGACGAGAAGAAGGAGGTGAGCTGGAAGGAGAGGATGGACGACTGGAAGTCCAAGCAGGGCGTCTACGGCGCCGCCGACCCGGACGACATGGACGCCGACGTGCCCCTGAACGACGAGGCGAGGCAGCCGCTGTCCCGGAAGGTGTCGATCGCGTCGAGCAAGGTGAACCCGTACCGGATGGTGATCATCCTCCGCCTCTTCGTGCTCTGCGTCTTCCTCCGCTACCGCATCCTCAACCCGGTCCCGGAGGCCATCCCGCTGTGGCTCACCTCCATCGTGTGCGAGATCTGGTTCGCCGTCTCCTGGATCCTCGACCAGTTCCCCAAGTGGTACCCCATCGACCGCGAGACCTACCTGGACCGCCTCTCGCTGCGGTACGAGCGGGAGGGCGAGCCGTCGATGCTGTCGCCGGTGGACCTGTTCGTCAGCACGGTGGACCCGCTCAAGGAGCCGCCGCTGGTGACGGCCAACACGGTGCTCTCCATCCTCGCCGTCGACTACCCGGTGGACAAGGTGTCGTGCTACGTCTCCGACGACGGCGCCTCCATGCTCTCCTTCGAGTCGCTGTCGGAGACGGCCGAGTTCGCCCGCAAGTGGGTGCCCTTCTGCAAGAAGTTCAGCATCGAGCCCCGCGCCCCCGAGTTCTACTTCTCCCGCAAGGTCGACTACCTCAAGGACAAGGTCCAGCCCACCTTCGTCCAGGAGCGCCGCGCCATGAAG AGGGAGTACGAGGAGTTCAAGGTGCGGATCAACGCGCTGGTGTCCAAGGCGCAGAAGGTGCCGGACGAGGGGTGGATCATGAAGGACGGCACGCCGTGGCCCGGCAACAACACCCGCGACCACCCCGGCATGATCCAGGTCTTCCTGGGCCACAGCGGGGGCCTCGACACCGAGGGCAACGAGCTGCCGCGCCTCGTCTACGTCTCCCGTGAGAAGCGCCCCGGCTTCCAGCACCACAAGAAGGCCGGCGCCATGAACGCTCTC ATCCGCGTCTCCGCCGTGCTGACCAACGCGCCCTTCATGCTCAACCTGGACTGTGACCATTACATCAACAACAGCAAGGCCATCCGGGAGTCCATGTGCTTCCTCATGGACCCTCAGGTCGGCCGCAAGGTCTGCTACGTGCAGTTCCCCCAGAGGTTCGACGGCATCGACGCGCACGACCGATACGCCAACAGGAACACCGTCTTCTTCGAC ATCAACATGAAGGGGCTGGACGGCATCCAAGGGCCGGTGTACGTCGGAACAGGGTGCGTGTTCAGGCGACAGGCGCTCTACGGATACAACCCTCCCAGCGGCCCCAAGAGGCCGAAGATGGTGACCTGCGACTGCTGCCCGTGCTTCGGCCGCAAGAAGCGAAAGGGCGGCAAGGATGGGCTGCCGGAGGGCGTGGCCGACGGAG GAATGGACGGCGACAAGGAGCAGATGATGTCCCAGATGAACTTCGAGAAGCGGTTCGGGCAGTCCGCGGCGTTCGTGACGTCGACGTTCATGGAGGAAGGCGGCGTCCCGCCGTCGTCGAGCCCCGCCGCTCTCCTCAAGGAGGCCATCCATGTCATCAGCTGCGGCTACGAGGACAAGACTGACTGGGGTTTAGAG CTGGGGTGGATCTACGGGTCGATCACGGAGGACATCCTGACGGGGTTCAAGATGCACTGCCGCGGGTGGCGGTCGATCTACTGCATGCCGAAGCTGGCGGCGTTCAAGGGGTCGGCGCCGATCAACCTGTCGGACCGTCTCAACCAGGTGCTGCGGTGGGCGCTGGGGTCCGTGGAGATCTTCTTCAGCCGGCACAGCCCGCTGCTCTACGGCTACAAGGGCGGCAACCTCAAGTGGCTCGAGCGCTTCGCCTACATCAACACCACCATCTACCCCTTCACCTCGCTGCCGCTGCTCGCCTACTGCACCCTCCCCGCCGTCTGCCTCCTCACCGGCAAGTTCATCATGCCGCCG attagcaCGTTCGCCAGTCTCTTCTTCATCTCCCTCTTCATCTCCATCTTCGCGACGGGCATCCTGGAGCTGCGGTGGAGCGGGGTGAGCATCGAGGAGTGGTGGAGGAACGAGCAGTTCTGGGTCATCGGCGGCGTGTCGGCGCACCTGTTCGCCGTCATCCAGGGCCTGCTCAAGGTCCTGGCCGGGATCGACACCAACTTCACCGTCACCTCCAAGGCCACGGGGGACGAGGACGACGAGTTCGCCGAGCTCTACGCCTTCAAGTGGACCACCCTCCTCATCCCGCCGACGACGCTGCTGGTGATCAACATCATCGGCGTCGTCGCGGGCATCTCCGACGCCATCAACAACGGGTACCAGTCGTGGGGCCCGCTCTTCGGCAAGCTCTTCTTCGCCTTCTGGGTGATCGTGCATCTCTACCCGTTCCTCAAGGGCCTCATGGGGAGGCAGAACAGGACgcccaccatcgtcatcatctgGTCCGTGCTGCTCGCCTCCATCTTCTCCCTGCTCTGGGTCAGGATCGACCCCTTCACCGTCAAGGCCAAGGGGCCTGACGTGAAGCAGTGCGGCATCAACTGCTGA
- the LOC125509426 gene encoding AUGMIN subunit 8-like produces MDVHKSTVQKAALVEETRRPPLVPSEKHNASSLSRVRDVASRYKTGQGATATRRCTSPSLGRTSTTNGTPVPNRAQSADRRRPSTPSTPSSKVSTPSTPTSRSITPVRDTVKEVNKSSRCIANERSPHGLWPAMRNLSPSYQLESAAAPGNKKDKVVSSPSLDHIKGQASVLTERKRSPLRRKKITEQCENSRPSEDLPKKATEQNRWPAMTSGRGPANLMPNTELSDKSSKPVPLSNTSRGLSPRKISASEDAGKRLNQSLDDVARRLAIHAKRRDEQLDSGSDVSSQTTERSKYVSRPSRTTTLPVPVLHRSSSPNKVLSAASSASRAFQSPSRTRPSTPCRSQSAGSIQSGGIAPVVSYMVDPRKGKKNASQIENIHQLRLLNNRYLQLRLVNARSEDVLSFQKATAENTIYNVWRNTSDLRDAVNLRRIMVQRHRQELKLYGILQEQIACLEQWPALEDENNLSFSRATEALKASTLRLPVTSGARVDAVSLKNAVSSAVDVMQGLGSSVYSMLSKVEDRTYLISELSVVAAQEKVMLDECRELLAMAAELEVQESSLRTHLMQVKDLPR; encoded by the exons ATGGATGTTCATAAGAGCACTGTGCAGAAAGCTGCTCTTGTTGAAGAAACTCGAAGACCGCCGCTTGTTCCATCTGAGAAGCATAATGCTTCTTCTTTAAGCCGAGTGAGAGATGTTGCATCCAGGTACAAGACTGGTCAGGGTGCTACTGCGACAAGGCGATGTACATCTCCTAGTCTTGGCCGGACCTCAACAACTAATGGTACACCAGTGCCCAATAGGGCGCAATCTGCAGACAGAAGAAGACCCTCAACACCTTCAACCCCTTCTTCTAAGGTGTCAACACCCTCCACCCCAACATCAAGGTCCATAACACCAGTCCGTGATACTGTCAAAGAGGTAAATAAGAGTTCTAGGTGTATAGCAAATGAAAGGTCCCCACATGGCTTGTGGCCAGCAATGCGGAACCTGTCTCCCTCCTACCAGTTGGAGTCTGCGGCTGCTCCTGGTAATAAAAAAGATAAGGTGGTCTCTAGCCCATCTTTAGATCATATCAAGGGACAGGCGAGTGTTCTAACTGAGAGGAAGAGGAGTCCTCTGAGAAGGAAAAAAATTACTGAACAATGTGAGAATTCTCGACCTTCAGAAGATCTACCTAAGAAGGCAACTGAGCAAAACCGTTGGCCAGCCATGACAAGTGGGCGTGGGCCTGCCAATCTTATGCCGAATACTGAACTTTCTGACAAATCTAGCAAACCAGTCCCTTTGTCAAACACTTCTAGAGGGCTTTCACCAAGGAAGATTTCTGCTTCTGAAGACGCAGGTAAAAGGTTGAATCAATCACTGGATGACGTGGCAAGGAGACTAGCTATTCATGCAAAAAGAAGAGATGAACAGTTAGATTCTGGCAGTGATGTTTCTTCACAGACAACGGAAAGATCTAAATATGTGAGCCGTCCAAGCAGGACAACCACTTTGCCTGTTCCTGTTCTTCATCGCTCATCGTCACCAAACAAGGTCTTGTCAGCTGCATCCTCTGCTTCTAGGGCTTTTCAGAGTCCATCGAGGACAAGACCTTCAACACCTTGCCGGTCACAAAGTGCTGGAAGTATTCAATCAGGTGGTATAGCTCCTGTTGTTAGCTACATGGTTGATCCAAGAAAGGGAAAGAAAAATGCCAGCCAAATTGAAAATATCCATCAACTGCGTTTGCTGAATAATAGATACTTGCAATTGCGTCTTGTAAATGCTCGTTCGGAAGATGTTCTATCTTTCCAAAAGGCCACTGCTGAG AATACCATATATAATGTTTGGAGGAATACTTCAGACTTGAGGGATGCTGTTAATTTGCGAAGAATCATGGTGCAGCGCCATCGACAAGAGTTGAAGCTGTATGGCATTCTGCAAGAGCAG ATTGCTTGCCTTGAACAATGGCCAGCACTTGAAGACGAGAATAACCTTTCCTTTTCTCGGGCAACTGAGGCTCTAAAAGCAAGTACACTGCGCCTTCCAGTCACTTCAGGAGCAAGG GTGGATGCAGTTAGTCTTAAGAATGCTGTAAGCTCAGCTGTTGATGTCATGCAAGGTTTGGGATCGTCAGTTTATTCTATGCTTTCTAAG GTTGAAGACAGGACATATTTGATCTCAGAGCTTTCAGTCGTAGCAGCACAAGAAAAGGTCATGCTTGACGAATGCAGAGAACTCTTAGCTATGGCCGCAGAACTGGAG GTACAGGAGTCTAGCCTGCGGACACATCTTATGCAAGTAAAGGACTTGCCCAGATGA